The window aaagagaatcaGATTTGGGGAAACACGACTTACCAGTAGCCATTCGGGTCGGATACCTGTACATGTACGGATGTATTGCTTTGAGGTGAGAACGAATTCGTTGTAAAGGACCCAGTCAAACTCGGTGCGAAGAACAGTTGAGGGGTGGATCAAGACAGCCTGGTCATCCTTGACGGTGCGGTAGAGCTTGCCAGAGCTCTCCTTCATGGCGACCTGCATGAAGAAACCGGCAAGCAGTGCACGCCGGATGTTGGTGTAATAGTTCTTATCCTCAAATGGCGTTGAGACAAGCTCGAGACCATGCGTTTCCATGATGCGCTTAAGCTGAGCGCGAACGTTGTCGGCACTGGAGAGATGTCGGAACGAGAGGAAGTGCTCGTGGCACCACTGTTTGGCGCTGTTGGGGTCCGATGTGGCCTGGCCCTTGAAAGCGTGGTAGGCGTTAAGCAGGGTCAGGTGGTCTCCATCGGGGTGAGCAAACTGcgccttcatctcatctgcgCGCTTGCGGTTGTTGGCAGGGCGAGTGAAGATTTGGGGCACTGAGAGCAGAGAGGTAATGGAAAGAATCTCGTTGGAGCAGTAAAACTCGGGAGAAGAGATGAGCATGACAGCCAGAGCGGGATCCAGAGGGAACGCCGAGGCCATGCTACCGAGAGTGGTCAgctcaccatcatcatcgagacAGGCGAGATagttgagctcctcaagagcTCGCATCATAGTCTCAGGAGCGGGAGGGTCCATAAGATCAAAGTGGACAAGATCCTCGAcaccgagcttcttgagctccaaAACTGTGTTGGCAAGATTGGAGCGCAGAATCTCGGGGTATGTCTGCTCAATCAGTTCCTTCTTGAAGGCTTTCTCTGTGTAAAGTCGGAAACACTTTCCGGGCTTTGTACGACCAGCACGACCAGCTCGCTGCTGGGCAGAGGCCTTAGAGATGGGCGAAACCAAAAGGGACTCGACACGGATACGAGGGTTGTAAATCTTCTGCTTGCTGAAACCGGGGTCCACGACGTAGACGATACCGTCAATGGTCAAACTGGTTTCGGCGATGTTGGTGGAAATGATGACCTTACGGCCAGGGCGACCGCCCTTGCGAAGAGGTGCAGGagccttgtcgaagatgcgctgctgctgatgaggagGTAGAGTACCATAAAGAGGGTACACAGCGAGAGGACCGGCGTCAACCTCGCGCATTAactcatcagcctcaagactgATCTTGCGACAAGCgtcttcaatctcatcttcaccagtcaagaagagcagaatATCACCCTCAGGCTCCGAAGCGTGGATTTGGAGAACAGTTCTTATGGCAGCCTCAACGTAATCGCGCTCAGGCTCGGGGGTATAGAAGATCTCGACAGGGTGGGTTCGACCAGGGACAGCGAGCAAAGGTGCATCGTTGAAGTACTTCTGGAATTTTTGAGCGTCAAGAGtagcagacatgatgataatCTTAAG is drawn from Fusarium graminearum PH-1 chromosome 3, whole genome shotgun sequence and contains these coding sequences:
- a CDS encoding pre-mRNA-splicing factor ATP-dependent RNA helicase PRP43, coding for MSEFMGGKRSSADADESTRKKAKKEGGDDEKYNPYLAHMHDNGDSNGKSQEPSPDSPLAGMKRQQTTAKQAAKAEDSESNPFTGRPHSQKYFQILQSRRDLPVTKQRQEFLDKYHSTQILVFVGETGSGKTTQIPQYVVYDELPHLTGKLIACTQPRRVAAMSVAQRVADEMDVTLGEEVGYSIRFEDMTGPQTMLKYMTDGMLLREAMHDHEMSRYSCIILDEAHERTLATDILMALLKQISMRRPDLKIIIMSATLDAQKFQKYFNDAPLLAVPGRTHPVEIFYTPEPERDYVEAAIRTVLQIHASEPEGDILLFLTGEDEIEDACRKISLEADELMREVDAGPLAVYPLYGTLPPHQQQRIFDKAPAPLRKGGRPGRKVIISTNIAETSLTIDGIVYVVDPGFSKQKIYNPRIRVESLLVSPISKASAQQRAGRAGRTKPGKCFRLYTEKAFKKELIEQTYPEILRSNLANTVLELKKLGVEDLVHFDLMDPPAPETMMRALEELNYLACLDDDGELTTLGSMASAFPLDPALAVMLISSPEFYCSNEILSITSLLSVPQIFTRPANNRKRADEMKAQFAHPDGDHLTLLNAYHAFKGQATSDPNSAKQWCHEHFLSFRHLSSADNVRAQLKRIMETHGLELVSTPFEDKNYYTNIRRALLAGFFMQVAMKESSGKLYRTVKDDQAVLIHPSTVLRTEFDWVLYNEFVLTSKQYIRTCTGIRPEWLLEIAPTYYDIDSFEQGDVKRSLARAAEKKRRKEAMKAGR